Proteins encoded by one window of Channa argus isolate prfri chromosome 13, Channa argus male v1.0, whole genome shotgun sequence:
- the si:ch211-220i18.4 gene encoding SRSF protein kinase 3 isoform X2, whose product MPRAAGYQGQPGHRGPHRILLRLGQHVAVKVLKSGASFTQAGQDELALLRRASGPVSRHPSSKSIVQLLDEFKLAGVNGVHMCLVLELLGPDLRSWQLRFGNPGLSQKWVKQILTQVLQGLDYLHTHCKIIHTDIKPENILLCLEKQWHKVPAEGSSSPSVPPGTEATDKEHVNPQTLKYVTVKIADLGSSCWVYKHFCEEIQTRQYRSLEVLLGAEYGPAADIWSVACMAFELVTGDSLFEPRASESLSLEEDHIAQIMELLGKIPPAVVLSGKYSAGYFSRRGDLRRVGPLRLWCLYDVLVEKYHFLLEEASGFSDFLLHMLDYFPDRRATAAQCLRHPWLKS is encoded by the exons GCTGGGTCAGCACGTCGCCGTGAAGGTCCTGAAGAGTGGCGCTAGCTTCACCCAGGCGGGACAGGATGAACTGGCTCTCCTGCGACGT GCCAGTGGTCCTGTGAGTCGTCACCCATCCAGCAAGAGCATTGTTCAGCTGCTAGATGAATTCAAGCTGGCCGGTGTCAATGGGGTTC ACATGTGCTTGGTACTGGAGCTGCTGGGGCCCGACCTGAGGAGCTGGCAGTTACGTTTCGGAAATCCAGGATTGTCACAGAAGTGGGTCAAGCAAATTCTTACTCAG GTTCTGCAGGGACTCGACTACCTTCACACTCATTGTAAAATCATCCACACGGACATTAAGCCGGAAAACATCCTGCTGTGTCTGGAGAAGCAGTGGCACAAAGtaccagcagagggcagcagcTCCCCCTCTGTACCCCCAGGGACAGAAGCCActg ATAAGGAGCACGTGAACCCACAGACTTTAAAGTACGTTACAGTGAAGATTGCTGACCTGGGCAGCTCCTGCTGGGTG TACAAACATTTCTGTGAGGAGATCCAGACCCGGCAGTATCGCTCACTGGAGGTTTTACTGGGAGCTGAGTACGGCCCGGCTGCGGACATCTGGAGCGTCGCCTGCATG GCTTTTGAATTGGTCACTGGAGACTCGCTATTTGAACCCAGAGCCAGCGAGTCCCTTTCCCTGGAGGAAG ACCACATAGCTCAGATTATGGAGCTACTGGGAAAAATCCCACCAGCAGTTGTCTTGTCGGGTAAATACTCTGCAGGGTACTTCAGCCGCAGAG GTGACCTGCGTCGCGTCGGTCCACTGAGGCTCTGGTGTCTTTATGACGTCCTGGTGGAAAAGTACCACTTCCTGTTGGAGGAGGCCTCTGGATTCTCAGACTTCCTTCTTCACATGTTGGATTATTTTCCGGACAGGAGGGCCACTGCTGCACAGTGCCTTCGTCACCCTTGGCTGAAATCCTAA